A single window of Pyrus communis chromosome 10, drPyrComm1.1, whole genome shotgun sequence DNA harbors:
- the LOC137747879 gene encoding uncharacterized protein, whose translation MLEGYDLFEYFDGTNVCPPNYVITLEGGVTKELTTAYKDWVKIDNALLSLLIATLGDEAIEYVVGSKIAHEACTYLTNRYATVSTAKLNHLKTKLHTIRKSTYSLEKYFLRLKHLKDQLLTVEETISNNDFIMEDLAGLPPEYNIIRIVFVTREFSITLKEFRAQLLSTKKKAEETPLSGQLPMSSMYCSGESSEAGANRQYFSKESSYSSI comes from the coding sequence ATGTTGGAAGGATATGATCTTTTTGAGTACTTTGATGGTACTAATGTGTGTCCTCCTAATTATGTCATTACACTTGAAGGTGGGGTTACAAAAGAACTCACTACAGCTTACAAAGATTGGGTGAAAATTGATAATGCATTGCTAAGTCTATTGATTGCTACACTAGGTGATGAAGCTATTGAATATGTTGTGGGAAGTAAAATAGCTCATGAAGCTTGTACATATTTAACTAATAGATATGCCACTGTTTCAACAGCAAAGCTTAATCATCTCAAAACTAAACTTCATACTATCAGAAAAAGCACATATTCGCTTGAGAAGTATTTTTTGAGGCTCAAACATCTTAAAGATCAACTACTTACTGTAGAGGAAACTATATCTAATAATGATTTTATTATGGAAGATTTGGCTGGTCTTCCACCAGAGTACAACATAATTCGAATTGTATTTGTGACAAGGGAATTTTCTATAACTCTTAAAGAATTTCGAGCTCAGTTGTTGAGTACTAAGAAAAAAGCTGAAGAAACACCTTTATCTGGACAGCTTCCAATGTCAAGCATGTATTGCAGTGGAGAGTCATCAGAAGCTGGTGCAAACAGACAATATTTCTCTAAAGAATCATCATATTCATCAATCTAG